Proteins encoded by one window of Candidatus Thorarchaeota archaeon:
- a CDS encoding FAD-binding oxidoreductase — protein sequence MMIKERLIEIVGDEHVTDNAADKHIYSFDMTENSPQRPDIVVMPDDVDEIRAIVELANETLTPLVPYVTGQNVGGLTIPQVEGAIVVDLRRMNRVIEIDKDAMYVLVESGVTFGHLKRALESQAPQFRYTYPLAPPYTSVVANALLQGLCDLSTQHGAMADFINGLEAVLPTGEVVRVGSGILGDSNWFGRYPLPDLVGLFSGWQGMSGIVTKMALKIWPKPEQKRHAALFTVGEQETTNLLKRIAVTQVIEDADCMSISIVKMLIGVDYPVEVLEGEPDYGTVLAVSGSTETELSEKMAVVDRLVDEANQKGGKHLLIDWDTITKMMGGQARSWIDFPSDAFKVLTEFDGLTWCGTYIHPRHWGKALMGGRSIVEKYGFELMAFLKPMNGMHFAEFKFIIRFKKEPHIVEKVRKCNDELLDFALGLGAIPYKTPVWAARKLQRRVDSGYLTLLRRLRRFLDPNGIMNPGRWAIDS from the coding sequence ATGATGATTAAAGAACGTCTGATTGAAATTGTGGGTGATGAGCATGTAACAGACAATGCCGCAGACAAACACATCTACTCCTTCGATATGACTGAAAACTCTCCCCAACGCCCTGACATTGTTGTTATGCCGGATGATGTGGATGAAATACGTGCTATTGTTGAGTTGGCCAACGAAACGTTGACCCCATTGGTTCCTTACGTTACGGGGCAGAATGTGGGCGGGTTGACCATTCCTCAAGTTGAAGGGGCCATTGTCGTTGACCTCAGACGAATGAATAGGGTTATTGAAATCGATAAAGATGCGATGTATGTGCTCGTTGAATCTGGTGTAACATTTGGTCATCTGAAGAGAGCACTAGAGAGCCAGGCTCCGCAGTTCCGATATACCTATCCATTGGCACCGCCATACACATCAGTTGTTGCTAATGCACTTCTGCAGGGCCTCTGTGATCTCTCGACACAGCACGGGGCGATGGCTGATTTCATCAACGGGCTTGAAGCTGTTTTGCCAACAGGAGAGGTCGTGCGAGTTGGCTCAGGTATCTTGGGTGATAGCAATTGGTTTGGACGGTATCCCCTACCTGATCTTGTAGGTCTGTTCTCTGGTTGGCAAGGAATGAGCGGCATCGTCACAAAGATGGCTTTGAAGATTTGGCCTAAACCTGAACAGAAGAGACATGCCGCTTTGTTCACTGTTGGAGAACAAGAAACAACGAATCTCCTGAAGCGGATTGCTGTTACACAGGTCATTGAAGATGCTGATTGCATGTCGATTTCCATTGTTAAGATGCTTATTGGCGTCGATTATCCTGTTGAAGTTCTGGAAGGAGAACCAGACTACGGAACGGTTCTTGCTGTATCCGGTAGTACTGAAACCGAGTTGTCTGAAAAGATGGCTGTTGTTGACCGCTTGGTAGATGAAGCAAATCAGAAAGGCGGAAAACATCTGCTTATTGATTGGGACACGATAACGAAGATGATGGGGGGCCAAGCCCGTTCATGGATAGATTTTCCTTCTGATGCGTTCAAGGTTCTGACCGAGTTTGATGGCCTCACATGGTGCGGCACATATATCCATCCTCGACATTGGGGAAAAGCCTTGATGGGCGGACGTTCTATTGTTGAGAAATATGGCTTTGAATTGATGGCGTTCTTGAAACCAATGAACGGAATGCACTTTGCTGAGTTCAAATTCATCATCCGTTTCAAAAAGGAGCCACATATCGTGGAGAAGGTTAGGAAATGCAATGATGAGCTCTTGGATTTTGCTCTGGGCTTAGGAGCGATTCCGTACAAAACGCCTGTTTGGGCTGCAAGGAAGCTCCAGAGGAGGGTTGATTCGGGCTACCTCACACTGCTGAGAAGGCTCCGTAGATTCCTTGACCCAAATGGCATCATGAATCCTGGAAGGTGGGCCATAGACAGTTAG